The following nucleotide sequence is from Luteibaculum oceani.
TATTAATTCTTTAGACTGTTGAATGCACCAATCGTTTCCGATGGCGGCAATATCGGCATCCGTTTTTGCCTTAACCAATTGCTCGGCTAGGTCATCAGGAAAATCGACATTAAAAGTTTTGGGAATAAAGCTTAAATGCCTTTTTCTTCCTAGAGGTTTTAAACCTGGAATAATAGGCACGTTAATTCCTTCCGCACGACAACGATCTACAAAATCGAAATACTTTTTATTGTCATAAAACAATTGTGTTACCACATACTCAGCTCCCGCATCAACCTTTTGCTTTAGGTGTTTTAAATCGGTACCTAAGCTTAGGGATTCAACGTGCTTTTCTGGATATCCTGCACAACCTACACAAAAGTCTGTTGGCGCATTTTCATAAACCTCATCGTGCAAAAATTGCCCGCGGTTCATGTCCACTATTTGCTTAATAAGATCCACCGCATAGCGATGCCCATCTTTGGTGGGAACGAATGTTCTTTCCGTTTTAATTGGGTCACCTCGAAGCGCTAAAATGTTATCTATTCCTAAAAATTTTAGCTCTATTAAAGCGTCTTCTGTTTCGTCTTTTGAGAATCCTCCACAAATAAGATGCGGAACCACATCTATTTTATATTTCATGAAAATGGCCACGGAAATACCAACGGTACCTGGGCGTTTTCTAATGGCAAACTTCTCGAGGAGGTTATTAGCTTTTTGTTTGTACACATACTCCTCTCTATGGTACGTAACATTGATAAACTTCGGGTCGAATTCCAATAGCGGATCGATAGCACTAAAAATGTTATCGATTTTATCCCCTTTAAGTGGAGGTAGAACCTCGAAGGAAAAGAGGGTTTTACCCTTCGATGCTTTGATATGCTCTATTACCTTCAACTGATAAAAATTTTAGGCGAAAGTAATAAAAGACGGAGCACTTCATAAGGTAGGGAGTTTATATATATGGTATCTTTGCAATCCGATTAAGACGCGGGGAAAAATTAGTACATGAAAAACATTCGTAATTTCTGCATTATCGCACACATCGATCACGGGAAAAGTACACTTGCCGATCGATTGTTGCAAGAGACCAAAACCATCTCTGATCGAGAACTTAAGGAGCAAACCTTAGACGATATGGATCTGGAGCGTGAGCGTGGTATCACCATTAAAAGTCACGCCATCCAAATGCAGTACAACCACGAAGGAACCGATTACACCCTAAACTTAATCGACACCCCAGGCCACGTGGATTTTTCATACGAGGTTTCTCGTTCCATCGCCGCCTGCGAAGGAGCTCTTTTAATTGTTGATGCCACCCAAGGTATTGAGGCCCAAACGATCTCTAACCTTTACCTGGCACTAGAGCACGACCTAGAAATTATTCCCGTTTTAAATAAAATGGATCTTCCTTCTGCAAGCCCAGAAGAAGTTAGCGACCAGATTATTGAATTGATTGGTTGCGAACAGGAAGACATTATTCCCGCCAGTGGTAAAACTGGAATGGGAGTTCAAGATGTATTGGCGGCCATCATTAAGAAAATCCCAGCTCCAAAAGGAGATCCTGAAGCACCTTTACAAGCCCTAATTTTCGATTCTGTTTTTAACTCTTTCCGTGGAATTATTGCCTACATCAGAATTAAAAATGGTACCCTTAAAAAAGGTCAGAAAGTGAAATTCGTGAACACCGGTAGGACATATGATGCCGACGAAATAGGTGTACTCGGGTTGGGAATGAAAGAGACCAAGGAAATTGGTTGCGGAAATGTGGGGTACATCATTTCGGGAATTAAAGAAGCTAAAGAGGTTAAAGTAGGGGACACCGTTACCTTGGTAGAAAACCCTTGCTCTGCAGCCATTAAAGGTTTCGAAGATGTAAAACCCATGGTATTTGCCGGAATATACCCCGTAGATACCGATGAATATGAGGAGCTGCGTTTTTGCTTGGAAAAACTCCAACTAAACGATGCCTCTCTAACTTTTGAACCCGAATCATCTGCCGCATTAGGTTTCGGGTTCCGTTGTGGATTCTTGGGAATGCTCCACATGGAGATTATCCAAGAAAGACTGGAGCGCGAGCACAATATGACCGTGATAACTACGGTACCCAATGTAAGCTACATTGCTACAATGAATGATGGGGAAGTGCGTACGGTAAATAACCCATCGGAAATGCCTTCGCCTAACAAATTAGACTTCATAGAAGAACCATACATAAAGGCACAAATCATTACCAAATCTGAATTTACTGGATCGGTAATGAATCTATGTATCGATAAACGAGGAGAACTTACCAACCAGGTATATTTAACCAGCGACAGAGTAGAGCTCTCTTTCGAAATGCCCCTTTCGGAAATCGTTTTTGATTTTTACGATAAGC
It contains:
- the metF gene encoding methylenetetrahydrofolate reductase [NAD(P)H]; the protein is MKVIEHIKASKGKTLFSFEVLPPLKGDKIDNIFSAIDPLLEFDPKFINVTYHREEYVYKQKANNLLEKFAIRKRPGTVGISVAIFMKYKIDVVPHLICGGFSKDETEDALIELKFLGIDNILALRGDPIKTERTFVPTKDGHRYAVDLIKQIVDMNRGQFLHDEVYENAPTDFCVGCAGYPEKHVESLSLGTDLKHLKQKVDAGAEYVVTQLFYDNKKYFDFVDRCRAEGINVPIIPGLKPLGRKRHLSFIPKTFNVDFPDDLAEQLVKAKTDADIAAIGNDWCIQQSKELIKAGVPCLHFYTMGNSQQVANIAKEVF
- the lepA gene encoding translation elongation factor 4, with the protein product MKNIRNFCIIAHIDHGKSTLADRLLQETKTISDRELKEQTLDDMDLERERGITIKSHAIQMQYNHEGTDYTLNLIDTPGHVDFSYEVSRSIAACEGALLIVDATQGIEAQTISNLYLALEHDLEIIPVLNKMDLPSASPEEVSDQIIELIGCEQEDIIPASGKTGMGVQDVLAAIIKKIPAPKGDPEAPLQALIFDSVFNSFRGIIAYIRIKNGTLKKGQKVKFVNTGRTYDADEIGVLGLGMKETKEIGCGNVGYIISGIKEAKEVKVGDTVTLVENPCSAAIKGFEDVKPMVFAGIYPVDTDEYEELRFCLEKLQLNDASLTFEPESSAALGFGFRCGFLGMLHMEIIQERLEREHNMTVITTVPNVSYIATMNDGEVRTVNNPSEMPSPNKLDFIEEPYIKAQIITKSEFTGSVMNLCIDKRGELTNQVYLTSDRVELSFEMPLSEIVFDFYDKLKSISRGYASFDYYPIGYKKSDLIKMDMLLNGDQVDALSALIHRDRAFELGKKICTKLRELIPRQQFEIAIQASIGAKIIARETVKALRKDVTAKCYGGDISRKRKLLEKQKEGKKRMRQVGRVEIPQEAFLTVLKLD